DNA sequence from the Pseudoduganella plicata genome:
GAGGGCGTGCTGCTGACGCGCCTGAACCGCGTCTGGCACAAGAAGCAGGTGTTCCGCGAGATCGATGCCGCATATATCGAGAAGGACTATCTGCGCGCGGCCAGGCTGTGCGATGCGCAGGTGGCGCAGCACAAGGTGCACGAGATCGACCTGATGCGCATGAAGGCGACGTTGCTGCTGAAGGCGGGCGAACCGGACAAGGCCCGCGCCGTCTACGAGCGGCTCCTGGAAGAACGCGAATTTAACTGGGCGCGCACGGGCCTGGGCAGAATCCGCATGGCCAACGGCGACCACGAGGCGGCGCGCCAGATGTTCCAGGGTGTTATCGCGGAAAACCGCTTTTATATTGACGCCTATGACCAGCTTGCCACGTCGCTGACGCTGCTGGGGCGCCACGACGACGCGTGCGGCGTGCTGGAAAAGGCCGCCAAGCTGTCGCCCAACGCCGTGCAGCGCCAGCGCAGCCTGGGCAACACCGCCCTGCGGATCGGCAATATCCCGCTGGCCGAACATGCGTTCCGCAAGTGCCTCGCCATCGGCGAATACTCGATCAACAAAACGGTGGACGCGTTCTTCGGCATGGCGCGCGTGTGCGGCCAGAAGAACGACATCAAGGAGGCGCTGCGGCTGCTGGCCGCCGCGCAGCGCGACTTTCCGGGCGAGCTGGTGAAGCTGCGCGCAAAGATCACCGAGGGGCTGGTCTACCACGAAAGCGGCGACTTCCGCCGCGCCCGCAAGTCCGGCGACGAACTGGAGGCGCTGCTGGGGAAGGAGAAGAAGCGTCCCCAGACGGCCCTGTGCATCGAGATGGCGACCTTGCTGTTTGCCGTCGGCGTCAAGGACGCGCCGGCCGAGCTGCTGTGCCACGTCGTGCGCAACAACCACGACAATCCTGTACTGGTCGAGGAAGTGCAGGCGATCTTCGACAAGGCGCGCCTGAGCGAGGAGGGCATGGCGATGATCGCCGAGGCGCGCCGCGAAGCGTCCGAGATGATGAACAAGGGTGTGCTGCTGTGGAAGACGGGCAAGCTGGCCGAAGCCGTCGAATGGATGCGCGAA
Encoded proteins:
- a CDS encoding tetratricopeptide repeat-containing response regulator → MSTTYVTAAGAPTSESADVEWSEKRYLIVDDFVGIRQLLRESLRNIGARHIDQASSGGEAMTLLLRTHYDVVLCDFNLGEGKNGQQVLEEARVRNLMIPSSVWLMVSAEKSVESVMGAAEHQPDAYIIKPITEGVLLTRLNRVWHKKQVFREIDAAYIEKDYLRAARLCDAQVAQHKVHEIDLMRMKATLLLKAGEPDKARAVYERLLEEREFNWARTGLGRIRMANGDHEAARQMFQGVIAENRFYIDAYDQLATSLTLLGRHDDACGVLEKAAKLSPNAVQRQRSLGNTALRIGNIPLAEHAFRKCLAIGEYSINKTVDAFFGMARVCGQKNDIKEALRLLAAAQRDFPGELVKLRAKITEGLVYHESGDFRRARKSGDELEALLGKEKKRPQTALCIEMATLLFAVGVKDAPAELLCHVVRNNHDNPVLVEEVQAIFDKARLSEEGMAMIAEARREASEMMNKGVLLWKTGKLAEAVEWMREARVRLPDNMRILFNSAQMLINQMQLHGYDEALMIEANGVLMHVDELAAGQQRFAQLVEQLQMLIPGRAQTPEAVDAELEALRGAAPAEA